TGCAGACATTAAAAGAATCAGGTATGGATTCATTTCAACGTGTTTATCATACGTTTCAGCGATGGAAGACAGAAATCCTCCAATCATTTATGTATCCTTTTAACAATGGATATATAGAAGGGATAAACAACAAGATAAAGGTGTTAAAACGTAAGTCCTATGGCATTAAAAATTTTTCAAGATTAAAGAATAAAATACTATGGCAACAAGAGGTTAACAAATTAATTTAACACTAACTAAAAAGAGATGGTGGAGAGTAATTTCCACCACCACATTTGACAAAGAACCGTATTTAAATGGCTCTAGAATCACTTTTGAATATGATTTAGAGTTTTGACATGGGAATCTTTATTAACCGCTTAAAGTGCGTAATATTCCTCTTTTAAGTTTTCAATTTACATTTACTATTGTAAAACCACTAATTTGCTTTTTATTTTACATAAGGTGAATCCTATCACAAATAGTGGTAAAGCAGAGAGAAGAGATTTGGTATTAATAAATGGCTATAGCAGATCTAGAATAAACAAAACGTAAAAAAGTAACCTAAAATAGCCCGTATAACTCCTTTTACGGATAACATTTATACAAAGGTTACTGTTTCTAGTACTTTATATAACATTAGAAATAAATGGTATAATTATAATATTGCAGATATTTATAAGGGGGAATTATATATGAGCCAATTAAATGATATCTTTGATAGATTATTTGCATCTAAGATTCCAACAGAAGTAATTCTTGAATCTCAACAGTTTTCTGTATTTGAAAACTTAGCAAAAAGTCATGATATTGAACAAGTAAGACCGCCTATTGAGGAGTTGAGAAGTCTGTTTGGAAAGGAAAATAGTATTTTTTCCCGTTCTATTGGTACCCATCCAGATTTTTTAGATACATCGATACTACCACATCACCAATATGTTTGCTCCTTGTTTTTGGATATCTCTGGTTCAACAAAATTAGGATTAAAATTTCCACTATCTAAGGTAAGGCTATACAAGAATGCCATATTATCTACAGCAATTGAATTATTTCAAGCATTTGATGGTCATATACACCGTTTGCAAGGAGATGCTGTTTTTGCCTATTTTGGACATAAGGAAATGAAAAAAAGTGATGCAATTATAAATGCTTTAAATGCAGCATCATTGATGCAATCATATAATAAGCATACATTGAGCAAATTTTTCGAGGAAAATAAATTACCACCTCTAAGGATTAGAATTGGGATTGATATTGGTGATGACAGCGAGGTTTTGTGGTCAGAATATGGAATTGGTAATGTTACAGAAGTAACTTCTACAAGTATTCATACAGATCTAGCAGCAAAATTACAAAGTCAATCGCCAAGAAATAGGATTATGATCGGTGAAAATGTATATAATTACCTTGATTTATCTGATAAATTCTTTGATGTAAAAACTCATACTGAGAATGGTGATACAGTAGAAGATAAATACGTGTTAAAAGATACAAATTTATATGCGTATTATCAAATGAGGGTTTTTAATTGGGAAAAGTATCTTGACTCATTTTCATCACTACCAAAATCAAAGAGCGAGGGACGAATCTATAGTTCTCCAACTGATTTTGAGTTAATCTGTAGTGTAAAAAAGGAAGAAGATGAGCCTTTTAAAAAATACTGCCAAAATAGTTACTCTTTGGAAAAAGGAATGCACCTAAGATTTGAATTACTTAATTATGCTTCAATGCCAATTGGAAATATTAAATGGAAAGTAATTAATTATGGAACTGAAGCAGAACAGTCCGAAAGTGGTCTTGAATATTTTATGGAGCAATCTGAAGGTGAATATGTTTGTGAACAATCAACAGCATATACTGGCCTGCATTTTATGGAATGTTATATATATAATCATGGTGGTAACTTAATTGCGAAAGATAAGTTTGGTATATTCATAAATGATGAAATAAGAGATTTTAGAAGACTCGGTGTACCGGAAAGTGGGTGAAAGAATGGAAAAAGTAGACTTTGCTAAGCATCATAACTCATACCTAAATGATTATATTAAATTTGCAGATGCAAAAGCACTTGCAATTATTACAATCAATGGATTAATTATTAGAATACTCTTTAACTATCTGACTAACAACTTGGTTGAGACAAAATACTTTTTTACTTTGATATCATGTATATTGTTACTGATCGCAATATTTTTTGCGGTATTGGTTGTATACCCAAGAACTTCAGCAAAGAATTCAAAAGGGCTAATATTTTGGGAAAATGTTAGTTCTATGGATAAAGAGCAATATCTGACAGAAGTAATGCAAATTAAGGAAGAAGACTTGTTAGAAAAAGTGATTGAACAGAACTACTTTTTATCTAAAACTGCAACGATGAAATATAAAGTTCTTAGAAAAGGGTTTTGGTTTTCCGGAATCGGATATATTGGCTTAATAATAGCAGGACTATTTTGGGTATTTGGTGGATAAAGCCAATACCCTTTTTAGTGTAAAAAATATGTGTTAATAAAAGCATCCCCATATCATTCGACTAATTTTCTGCTGTGATTAGTACCTAGATTTATTACCCTAAAATTAAGGCTAAATAGCCTTTCTAATCAACGATAGACATATAGGTAATATAACCACATTAACCATTTCTTTTTCTATATTTCTGCCCCTGAAAATCAAGGAATTAACTTCATTATCTTGAAGAGTCGTCATGTATAAATTTTCATAAGATAATGGAGGAGATACACTTGCAGCAAACAAATCACTCAAGAAAACCAATGGAAAATGAAATTATTGAATTCCATTACGAAGATTACCAATTTATTATTACACGCTTTAAAAGAATTAATTGGAAGCAATACGAGGGGTTCGCTCAATATCAGTACTTTTTATTTGTGTTTGATAAAAGGCAAGCAAAAATTAATCAAGAAAATTCTTTAATTGAAGTTTTTAATACAGAAATTAGAGATATTGCTTTTGCAACCTTTGAAGATCTTACTCAAAATATAGATGCTGTCCTGAGCGAGTATATTCTAGTTGATGATGCGATTTTCGAGTGTTTTAAACAAGTTGAAAAATTGAATCCTATTTATTTGGACAAAGACGAGGAGTGAAACCCTTGTCTCTTTATATGCCTTAACATTCGAATATGTTGATAAAAATTTAGTTATTAAAATGCAGTAATCATCGCTTCTATGTAGAAGTAAACGGTAAATGGAGGTGGAAATATTGATTAAATTAAGTGTAGAAGAATTAATCGAAATTAATGATTTTTATAATGGTGCAACTAGGGTAACGATAACCCATGCAACAGGTAATACTGTTCTATTAGAACTTTATGATGGTCGTGATATAGAAGAATTCATTCTTAGTAAGAGGAATTTGATAATGGTTCTTAGAAACTTCTATGTTGAGGATATCTGTGACATTGTCCATTCAGGAGTTTATGGTTTTATTGATGTAAAAGTAGATAAGTTAAATGAACATTATCCTGTTCAAATCTCTGTTGAGGATGGACACAAGTATTACTGCAATTTGGAAGAACTTTATTACATAAACGGCATAGTTGTTTACCAAAAAGAAATGTTAAGTAAAAAATAGGAAAAGAAATAATGCAGATAGAAATAATAAACTAAAGACAGATTAGGATAGTTTCACGGGTTTAATACAAAGTTAACTTATTCCCGAATCATTTTACAGACTGATCACGATTTCAAACAGTAGGGAAACCTACTGTTTTTTTATGAGGAATCTGTGATGAATTAGGGAATTTAAATGAAATGGAGGATTTTGTCATTTCTTGTAGAATTCCTACATAGATAATATAAATTAATTTTTATTAAGGAGTTTAGTAGTCGTGTATATTTCAAAGTTAAGTGTAAAGAATTATAGAAATTTCGGTGATGGGAAATTCTCTATACCGCTGAAACCATTTACTGCAATTATTGGCGAAAATAATATCGGAAAATCCAATCTTATTGATTGCATTGGTTTGGTCTTAAGTCAAGATATTACAATGTTTAAGAAAAGGTTTTTAGATGTGGATGACATTAATTCTAAAACAAAAGAAACTTTTAAAAAGTCTATTGTAAATCTTATAGATGAAGAAATCATTGACGAATCAAAAATAAAATATCCTGATGTAAGGGTAGAATTAATTTTTGATGAACTAGATGAGGAACAACTTGCAGTCGTAGGTGATTGGTTCTATGAAAAGACCTTTACTAAGGCTAAACTTACTTACTGGTTTAAACCAAGGACTGGTTTTAAAAGACAAGAATGGGTTGAGAGACAAGTAGCGAATTTGAGGGAACTGTTAACCGAGGGTAAGATAAAAAAGGAAGAATTATATAATCATGTTGAATTTCCTATTGATCAATACGAATATGTAATTTTTGGCGGAAATAACCCAACAAATAAATGTGATCCATACTTCTTAAAAATGCTGAAATTAGAAGTCCTTGACGCTTTACGTGATGCTAAAAAGGAACTAGTCGCAAATGGAGAATACAAATTATTATATCGTATTTTAAATAGAAATTATGAAAATGATTTTATTGAGATTCAATCACTACTTGGCGACCTTAATCAGAAATTAAGGGAAAATAAAAAATTAGATACAATTAAAAGAGAACTAACTGCATATTTAGATAGAGTTTCTTTATCTAATCCAACAGAGTTAAACAGTATTGACTTTAACTTTTCTTCTCCAGAGGTAAATGAAATATTAAAGAAATTGAGTATTGTGTACGGTGAGAATCCTGTTTCAATTGAAAGAAATGGATTAGGTAAAAATAATTTATTATTTATTTCTCTAGTGCTCTCACATTTAGCCTCTC
This genomic interval from Virgibacillus pantothenticus contains the following:
- a CDS encoding adenylate/guanylate cyclase domain-containing protein — encoded protein: MSQLNDIFDRLFASKIPTEVILESQQFSVFENLAKSHDIEQVRPPIEELRSLFGKENSIFSRSIGTHPDFLDTSILPHHQYVCSLFLDISGSTKLGLKFPLSKVRLYKNAILSTAIELFQAFDGHIHRLQGDAVFAYFGHKEMKKSDAIINALNAASLMQSYNKHTLSKFFEENKLPPLRIRIGIDIGDDSEVLWSEYGIGNVTEVTSTSIHTDLAAKLQSQSPRNRIMIGENVYNYLDLSDKFFDVKTHTENGDTVEDKYVLKDTNLYAYYQMRVFNWEKYLDSFSSLPKSKSEGRIYSSPTDFELICSVKKEEDEPFKKYCQNSYSLEKGMHLRFELLNYASMPIGNIKWKVINYGTEAEQSESGLEYFMEQSEGEYVCEQSTAYTGLHFMECYIYNHGGNLIAKDKFGIFINDEIRDFRRLGVPESG
- a CDS encoding Pycsar system effector family protein; the encoded protein is MEKVDFAKHHNSYLNDYIKFADAKALAIITINGLIIRILFNYLTNNLVETKYFFTLISCILLLIAIFFAVLVVYPRTSAKNSKGLIFWENVSSMDKEQYLTEVMQIKEEDLLEKVIEQNYFLSKTATMKYKVLRKGFWFSGIGYIGLIIAGLFWVFGG
- a CDS encoding ATP-dependent nuclease, which encodes MYISKLSVKNYRNFGDGKFSIPLKPFTAIIGENNIGKSNLIDCIGLVLSQDITMFKKRFLDVDDINSKTKETFKKSIVNLIDEEIIDESKIKYPDVRVELIFDELDEEQLAVVGDWFYEKTFTKAKLTYWFKPRTGFKRQEWVERQVANLRELLTEGKIKKEELYNHVEFPIDQYEYVIFGGNNPTNKCDPYFLKMLKLEVLDALRDAKKELVANGEYKLLYRILNRNYENDFIEIQSLLGDLNQKLRENKKLDTIKRELTAYLDRVSLSNPTELNSIDFNFSSPEVNEILKKLSIVYGENPVSIERNGLGKNNLLFISLVLSHLASQTDEKTKLAFRVIGIEEPEAHLHPHLQTHLAKNLSKVINLENKEVEKDEEKEKEKKDTQIIITSHSTNITTSIDLNNLVILYRDKEQIKYHYILDGFSNKKEGQDHIKYLKKYLDATNSSMFYARRLILVEGTSEQILVPLFFELHAKKTLESIGSNIINVNGVAFKHFLEIIKNGYFIKCGVLTDRDAGKKTEKRAEKLKEHYKANKDVIAVEINDDTFEKELIKYNLKGKGRELLLRVFKQLHPIKYKEVESNWENQININTYFENIENDKSDFAFALHEELLKDSTGFKIPDYIVSIFKFIMGEENEEKTK